The Microbacterium forte sequence GTCTCACGTGGAACACCGTGGTCGCGTGACTCTCATATACGTGACTCGAGCGGTCCGATCAGATTCTGAGTGCGACTGGGACTATGGGCCGCGGGAGTTCGAGCCCCACAGGAGGCCACCTCTTGGGGTTACGTGAAGTGCAGGCGACCCGTTTTAATCGCGGGATGTGCGATCCCACGACGGTGGGTGGTCGGGCTTTCCGGCCTTGGTGGCTGACCCAAGCACGGGGAAGTGGGGATACGCGCTGGGTAGGAGGCCGTTCCTATTCCGAAGACTCACTTCACGCGTTTGGGGCCAACACACGCTGTGGCAACAGAGGGTAGGTGAGCGATTTGCGAGGCTCTTCAGGACGGCCGAACTACGGAGAGCTCTCGCGCGTAGACCGTGAGCGGCGCGGCCACATCAGGAAAAGGGGTCTCTGACCCAACTACCCCGATGACCGGAGACCGAGTCAGTGCGACGGTGCCCGAGAGCGCCGGAGTCACCCGGCGCATCGATCGTGGAGGAGCCGAACGGAACGCAGGGACCGTCGCGACGATAGGGGTCGACGATAGGGGTCACAGTGAGTCGCGCGATCCGTAGAGGGGCAAGCCAGCCGATGTGCCGTCAGCATGGGTACAGTCGGGTGGCACTGACGCGGAGAGCCAATGTTCCACGTGAAACATCGGTATCGTGAGCACATGGTTCGCTTGCTCATCACTGGTATGTCGGGTGTCGGCAAGTCGAGCGTACTCCGCGAGTTGGAGGAGCGGGGCTACCCCGTGGTCGATACGGACTACGGCCACTGGACCACCGAGGCGGGGCTGTGGGACGACGTTCTCATGGGTGCTCTGTTGGGGGAGAGTACCGAAGTGGTCGTGTCCGGCACCGTCGAGAATCAAGGCGACTTCTACGACCGCTTCGATCACGTGGTTCTGTTGTCGGCGCCCATCGCGGTACTTCTCGACAGGGTACGGCGACGCACCACGAACCCCTACGGCTCGACCGCAGCTGAGCAGGAAGAGATCACGTCGAATCAGGCGTCGGTTGAACCACGGCTCCGTGCGACGGCGACGGTGGAGATCGACGCTACGCAATCCCTCGAATATGTGGTCGATCGGATCGAAGAGCTCTTGCGCGGCGCTGACCGTTCCACGTGAAACACACCGACTTCGTTCGCTCGCGAGGATGCACGCGCGAGAACGATGGCAGAGGCCGACAAGGCTCCGCGGCGCCGACAGGGATGACCCAGCCGTTGTCCCATAGCTGTGCGCAGGCTGCCGGCAGCGCAGCGGATGCGCAGTTCAGGAGGTGATTCGGCTGATCTCCACCGGTATGAGCGCGCATCACAACGATGGTGAGGATGAGCCCAGCCCGCACATCGCGTGCCGCACGGGATGATGCGTTCCTGCTGTTCGACCACTTCGCGTGTGAGGCCCACGATGCAGAGGGCGAGGGCTGGTCACAGTCGGCGATGCTCCAGCGGACGACGACGCAGCCGTGATCCCCCGCCGGCGTGTGTGCAGCCCAGGACGGGAGACGAGACGCCACGCCAAGGCAACACACACAGAGCGTGATCCATCTTCCGTGCCACCATCGTGCACACCATGCGAGGGAGTCGATGATGACGAAGGCGCGGGGACCGCAATCGCGCACATCCACCGGGAGTGAAGGTCCGGGACCAGCTCGTGCTCCGATCCCGCGCACGACGGAGCGCCTCTGAGCCCTACCCATGCTTCGCCCCCAGAACCTGAGCGCGCAGCGGGGCGTGTGCGCCGCGAGACTCGCTGCTCCCGGGCGAGTTGACCCGGAGAGACTCTCGGAAATCGCCACCGATCCCGCCGCCAGCGCCAGCTCCGACGCAGCAACGTCCCCCGCAGCGATTAGAGTGGAGGACGGCCCCGAAAGGAGTGGATGTTTCACGTGAAACAGCCCGAAAAGGCATCACCGAAGGACTCTTTCGGGATGGATACGCCGCTCGCGCGGGAACTCGCCGACCTCTCCGCTCGACGCCGTGCGCTCGAGACGGTGAACATCGATTTCACCGGAGACACTCGCATCCTCACGGTCTCGAACCAGAAGGGCGGTGTCGGCAAGACCACGAGCGCCGTCAACGTCGCTTCGGCACTGGCGGGTCTTGGCGCCAAGGTCCTGGTGATCGACCTCGACCCACAGGGCAACGCATCGACCGCTCTCGGTGTGCCGCACAACGCCGATACCCCGAGTGTGTACGACGTTCTGATCGACGACGTCCCGCTCGCCGACATCGTGCAGCAGAGCCCGGAAGACGAGAACCTCTTCTGCGCTCCGAGCACCATCCACCTCGCCGGGGCTGAGATCGAGCTCGTGGCTCAGGTCGCGCGTGAGCATCGCCTGCGACGAGCGCTCGACGCTTATCTCGTCGACAGCCCGATGGATTTCGTCATCATCGACTGCCCTCCTTCTCTGGGTCTGCTCACGATCAACGCC is a genomic window containing:
- a CDS encoding dephospho-CoA kinase; translated protein: MVRLLITGMSGVGKSSVLRELEERGYPVVDTDYGHWTTEAGLWDDVLMGALLGESTEVVVSGTVENQGDFYDRFDHVVLLSAPIAVLLDRVRRRTTNPYGSTAAEQEEITSNQASVEPRLRATATVEIDATQSLEYVVDRIEELLRGADRST
- a CDS encoding ParA family protein; translated protein: MDTPLARELADLSARRRALETVNIDFTGDTRILTVSNQKGGVGKTTSAVNVASALAGLGAKVLVIDLDPQGNASTALGVPHNADTPSVYDVLIDDVPLADIVQQSPEDENLFCAPSTIHLAGAEIELVAQVAREHRLRRALDAYLVDSPMDFVIIDCPPSLGLLTINAFTAASEVFIPIQCEYYALEGLSQLLGSIQMIQKHLNPGLHLSTILLTMFDGRTRLAQQVADEVRTHFPDQVLDTVIPRSVRVSEAPSFGQTVIAYDGQSAGAVAYREAAVEIASRTATQSKEK